ATTTGCTTGCTATAACATGTATCTCAGCTCTGTTTTTGAGTTTTTCCATTAGGGTCTGCATATACTTCTCTGCTCCGCCATGAATAGAAAAATTCTTTTTAATAAAAGCAAGTTTCATGTTCTGACATCCTTTTTTGTATTAAATCGATGAGCTCTGATTTATGTGCTATAATTATAAAACTAAAGCGGGTGTGTTCTTCAAGGTAATTCAAGAAAGGATGGATTATTGAATGCCAAAACTTAACCTCATCCTTGCAATTCACAATCACCAGCCTGTTGGGAATTTTGATAATGTTCTGGAAGATTCATATAAAAAAGCCTATCTTCCTTTTCTTGAAAAGCTGCTTGCATATAAAAGCCTGAGATTTGTCCTTCATTATTCAGGCAATATTCTTTTATGGCTTAATGACAACCATCCTGAGGCTGTTGATATTATAAAGACACTTTTAAAGGAAAACCGCATAGAACTTCTTTCTGGCGGTATTTATGAACCAATCTTTGCCTCAATCCCTGAAACTGACAGAATTATGCAGATTGAAGAGATGACAGATTATATTAAAGAAATATTCAGGGTTGTTCCAAAAGGCATGTGGCTTCCTGAAAGGGTATGGGAACCAAACATGCCTAAATATATTGCTCAGGCAGGCATTGAATATCTGCCTGTTGATGATCATCATTTTAAACTCTCAGGCCTTAAAGACAAAGAACTTTTTGGTTATTACATAACCGAAGAACAGGGTAATTACATAAAAATATTTCCGGGGAGCGAGAAGCTCAGGTATTGGATCCCATTCAGAGATGTCAGCGATATAATAGAGTATTTAAGGGAAGTTCATAAAGAAGACGAATCACGCCTTTTGACAATGGCTGATGACGGCGAGAAATTTGGTGTCTGGCCTGACACATACAAGCATTGCTACGAAGACGGATGGCTTGATAAATTTTTTTCTGCATTAGAAGAAAATAAAGAGTGGATCGAGACAACAACATTCGATGAATATCAGAAAAAATTTTATCCTTTGGGCAGGGCATATCTCCCTGCAGCATCTTACAGGGAAATGGGTGAATGGAGCCTTCCGTTGGAAAGCGCGAAGGAATACGAAAATCTTTTATCTGAGATGGAAAAAATATTTGGAGACAGCGCAAAAGGTTTTTTAAGGGGCGGGATATGGCGTTCATTTTTTGCAAAATACCCTGAGTCAAATCACATAAATAAAAGGATGCTTGGTATAAGCAAAAAAGTACATGATGCGGCTAATATCATTAAAAAGAAAAAAACTGATTTTACAGGTTCAAAGGCTCTTTTGCATGAATTATGGAAAGGCCAGTGCAATGATGCATACTGGCATGGTATTTTTGGAGGCTTGTATCTGCCGCACCTGAGATCTGCTCTTTACAGACACCTGATCAAGGCAGAATCGATGGCAGAAAAAATACTTGCAGACGAATCTATAACAAAACAAGATGTTTTTTTTCAGGAAGGCGACATTGATTGTGACGGATACAAAGACATATTAATAAGCACCAAAACAATGTCAGCATTTTTTACAGAAAACAGCGGCGCTTTGACAGAACTTTCAGTAAAAAGACAGAACATAAATGTGCTGGACATTCTTACGCGCAGACCTGAAGCTTACCACACGCGTATTTCTGAAACAGCAAATTCTATAGACAATGCAACAAAGACAATACATAACAGAATTTTTACAAAGGAACAAGGGCTGAAGAATGTACTTGTTTATGATAATTACAGAAGAGCATCTTTGCTGGATCATTTTTTAAACTATGACGTTAAAATTGATGATCTGATTAATTCCAGCTATATTGAAAATGGTGATTTCATAAATGGTCATTACGAGATTGAAAGTAATATTGATAAAAGCAGAGTAAGATTATTTAAAAAGGGAGCGGTTTTCGGTGAGGAAATGAGGATAGAAAAACTGATTGGCTTCAATAAATCAGGAATAAGGGTTGACTATCTGCTCGAAGGTAAATATAATGGCATATTTGGCGTAGAATTCAATCTTTCTTTTTTGGGTTCTTCATACACAGCTGTAAATTTAAGGGATAGTGTTTTTTATATTAAAGACAAAGGGCTGCATGAAACAATAGATAAAATTGT
The nucleotide sequence above comes from Nitrospiraceae bacterium. Encoded proteins:
- a CDS encoding DUF1926 domain-containing protein translates to MPKLNLILAIHNHQPVGNFDNVLEDSYKKAYLPFLEKLLAYKSLRFVLHYSGNILLWLNDNHPEAVDIIKTLLKENRIELLSGGIYEPIFASIPETDRIMQIEEMTDYIKEIFRVVPKGMWLPERVWEPNMPKYIAQAGIEYLPVDDHHFKLSGLKDKELFGYYITEEQGNYIKIFPGSEKLRYWIPFRDVSDIIEYLREVHKEDESRLLTMADDGEKFGVWPDTYKHCYEDGWLDKFFSALEENKEWIETTTFDEYQKKFYPLGRAYLPAASYREMGEWSLPLESAKEYENLLSEMEKIFGDSAKGFLRGGIWRSFFAKYPESNHINKRMLGISKKVHDAANIIKKKKTDFTGSKALLHELWKGQCNDAYWHGIFGGLYLPHLRSALYRHLIKAESMAEKILADESITKQDVFFQEGDIDCDGYKDILISTKTMSAFFTENSGALTELSVKRQNINVLDILTRRPEAYHTRISETANSIDNATKTIHNRIFTKEQGLKNVLVYDNYRRASLLDHFLNYDVKIDDLINSSYIENGDFINGHYEIESNIDKSRVRLFKKGAVFGEEMRIEKLIGFNKSGIRVDYLLEGKYNGIFGVEFNLSFLGSSYTAVNLRDSVFYIKDKGLHETIDKIVISDEISGLKMEFVFDENIDFCHYPVETISLSENGIERIYQGTEFLFMNKIELTDKKKIGFTINIGE